In one Nicotiana tomentosiformis chromosome 6, ASM39032v3, whole genome shotgun sequence genomic region, the following are encoded:
- the LOC104092732 gene encoding uncharacterized protein, protein MVETRRSSSSSKRPLSSPSSSPLPNGKRSKAAEALSSTNDTLGEKTQGAVNESAEQEVRSADLAATATVLKSSDASLPLKSPENQVEGEPLVSPMTLGHSVIDAAEKAKLNGSKAKKRQLKSNVVGAAWAQLISQCSQNPHFVMHRPTYSVGQGRQCDLCIGDPSVSKSLCNLKHIEQEKGGFVTLLEITGKKGDVQVNSKVYPKMSTVPLNDGDEVVFGSSGQHAYIFNIITNDNKSSLPHPISILEAHSGSVKGLHFEARSGDPSTVAVASALASLSNLEKELSLLPPSSQNGKDVKEGSEMSRLPAANGVADKHDLDIDMKDASDHSDLPGVSLHEKTGVISPDTRNENMNLDGALDSDDAEIGKISGAAQELRPFLRVLAGSSAEFDLSGNFSRNFEERREICKLLRDFDPPILTSTRRQAFKDLLQQGLLDSKNIDVSFENFPYYLSETTKNVLIASTYIHLKCHKFTKYASDLPTLCPRILLSGPAGSEIYQEMLAKALAKFFGARLLIVDSLLLPGGSTAKDIDSVKESSKPERASTFAKRAAQVAALHLNKKPASSVEADITGGSTISSHAQPKQEASTASSKNYTFKKGDRVKYVGPLQSGISPLQTPLRGPTYGYRGKVVLAFEDNEASKIGVRFDKSIPEGNDLGGLCEEDHGFFCAADLLRLDSSSSDDIDKLAIDELFEVASKESKSSALVLLVKDIEKSMVGNPEAYAAFKVKLEHLPENVVVIASYTQTDNRKEKSHPGGLLFTKLGSNQTALLDLAFPDNFGRLHDRSKETPKTMKQLTRLFPNKVTIQLPQDEALLSDWKQQLERDIETLKSQSNIASIRNVLSRIGIDCPDLETLCIKDQALTSESVEKIIGWALSHHFMHKSESSIKEAKLVISGESIGYGLNILQGIQNETKSLKKSLKDVVTENDFEKRLLADVIPPCDIGVTFDDIGALENVKDTLKELVMLPLQRPELFCKGQLTKPCKGILLFGPPGTGKTMLAKAVATEAGANFINISMSSITSKWFGEGEKYVKAVFSLASKIAPSVVFVDEVDSMLGRRENPGEHEAMRKMKNEFMVNWDGLRTKDKERVLVLAATNRPFDLDEAVIRRLPRRLMVNLPDAPNREKILRVILAKEELAPNVDLKAIANMTEGYSGSDLKNLCVTAAHCPIREILEKEKKERALAVAESRPVPALHSSADIRPLNIDDFKYAHEQVCASVSSESANMNELLQWNELYGEGGSRKKKSLSYFM, encoded by the exons ATGGTGGAAACGAGACGAAGCTCCTCTTCCTCCAAACGCCCTCTCTCTTCTCCCTCATCATCTCCTCTCCCTAATGGCAAACGCTCCAAG GCGGCGGAGGCGCTATCATCAACTAATGATACCCTAGGGGAAAAAACACAGGGTGCGGTGAATGAATCTGCTGAGCAAGAGGTTCGATCGGCTGATCTGGCTGCTACTGCTACTGTTTTGAAGTCATCTGATGCTTCTCTGCCACTGAAATCGCCGGAAAATCAAGTGGAAGGCGAGCCTTTGGTGTCACCCATGACTCTAG GTCATTCTGTGATTGACGCTGCGGAGAAGGCGAAGTTAAATGGGTCTAAGGCGAAGAAACGGCAGCTGAAATCTAATGTTGTTGGGGCTGCATGGGCACAACTTATTTCCCAGTGCTCTCAA AATCCTCATTTTGTCATGCATCGTCCTACTTATTCTGTTGGTCAGGGTCGTCAATGTGACTTGTGTATAGGAGACCCTTCTGTTAGCAAATCTTTATGTAATCTGAAGCACATTGAGCAAGAG AAAGGAGGATTTGTCACTCTACTTGAAATTACGGGCAAGAAAGGTGATGTGCAAGTCAATAGCAAGGTCTATCCAAAAATGTCTACTGTGCCTCTCAATGATGGTGATGAGGTGGTTTTTGGCTCGTCTGGTCAACATGCTTAT ATTTTTAACATAATCACCAACGACAACAAGTCTAGCTTGCCACATCCAATCAGCATACTTGAAGCTCATAGTGGATCAGTCAAGGGATTACATTTTGAGGCAAGGTCGGGTGACCCCTCCACAGTAGCAGTGGCATCAGCCCTGGCATCTTTGTCTAATCTTGAGAAAGAGTTGTCCCTTCTCCCACCATCATCTCAAAATGGCAAGGATGTGAAAGAAGGTTCGGAAATGTCCAGACTGCCAGCTGCAAATGGAGTGGCGGACAAACATGATTTAGATATTGATATGAAGGATGCTTCTGATCATAGTGATTTACCTGGTGTTTCGCTGCATGAGAAGACTGGTGTAATATCTCCTGACACTAGAAATGAGAACATGAATCTTGATGGTGCACTTGATTCAGATGATGCAGAGATAGGGAAGATCTCTGGGGCAGCTCAGGAATTGCGACCTTTCCTGCGAGTACTTGCTGGATCTTCTGCTGAATTTGACTTAAGTGGTAACTTTTCCAGAAATTTTGAAGAGCGAAGGGAAATATGCAAACTACTTAGAGATTTTGACCCGCCAATTTTGACATCAACCAGGCGCCAAGCATTTAAAGATTTGTTACAACAAGGATTACTTGATTCAAAAAATATTGATGTCTCATTTGAAAATTTTCCGTATTATTTGAG TGAAACCACGAAGAATGTTCTGATTGCTTCCACTTACATTCATTTGAAGTGTCACAAATTCACAAAATATGCATCAGATCTCCCCACATTGTGCCCTAGGATTTTGTTGTCAGGTCCAGCAG GTTCAGAGATCTACCAGGAGATGTTGGCCAAGGCACTTGCGAAATTCTTTGGTGCCAGGCTACTGATAGTTGATTCTCTCTTATTACCTGGT GGATCAACTGCCAAAGACATTGACTCTGTAAAGGAAAGTTCTAAACCTGAGAGAGCAAGTACTTTCGCTAAACGTGCTGCTCAGGTGGCTGCACTACATCTTAATAAGAAGCCAGCTTCAAGTGTTGAGGCCGATATAACTGGTGGTTCTACAATAAGTTCTCATGCTCAGCCTAAGCAGGAGGCATCTACTGCATCATCCAAAAACTACACTTTCAAGAAAG GTGATAGGGTGAAGTATGTTGGTCCTTTACAGTCGGGCATTTCTCCCTTGCAAACACCATTGAG GGGTCCAACATATGGTTATAGGGGGAAAGTGGTTCTTGCATTTGAAGATAATGAGGCCTCTAAGATCGGCGTCAGGTTCGATAAATCAATTCCAGAAGGCAATGATCTTGGTGGTCTCTGCGAGGAAGACCATGGTTTTTTTTGTGCTG CTGACTTGCTCCGCCTTGATAGCTCGAGCAGTGATGATATTGATAAACTGGCCATTGATGAactctttgag GTTGCTTCAAAAGAAAGTAAAAGTAGTGCATTAGTTTTACTTGTCAAAGACATTGAGAAGTCTATGGTGGGAAATCCTGAGGCCTATGCTGCTTTCAAGGTTAAACTTGAACATTTACCAGAGAATGTTGTTGTCATAGCTTCCTATACCCAAACAGACAACCGAAAGGAGAAA TCACATCCTGGTGGACTGCTGTTTACAAAGTTAGGAAGTAACCAAACAGCATTGCTTGACCTTGCCTTCCCA gataattttggtaggttGCATGATAGAAGCAAAGAAACCCCTAAAACAATGAAGCAGCTCACCCGTCTTTTCCCCAACAAAGTTACAATACAGCTACCTCAG GATGAAGCATTATTATCTGACTGGAAGCAACAGCTAGAACGGGATATTGAAACTTTGAAATCTCAGTCAAACATCGCAAGCATTCGCAAT GTTTTGAGTCGTATAGGAATTGATTGCCCTGACCTCGAAACTTTATGCATAAAAGATCAAGCATTAACAAGTGAGA GTGTGGAAAAGATAATAGGCTGGGCCTTGAGCCACCACTTTATGCACAAATCTGAGTCGTCAATAAAAGAGGCCAAGCTGGTTATCTCCGGTGAAAG CATTGGTTATGGGCTCAATATTTTGCAAGGCATCCAAAATGAAACCAAGAGTCTGAAAAAATCTCTCAAG GATGTGGTTACTGagaatgattttgaaaaaagaCTACTTGCGGATGTTATTCCGCCTTGCGATATTGGGGTTACTTTTGATGACATTGGGGCCCTGGAAAATGTCAAGGATACTTTGAAAGAGTTGGTGATGCTGCCACTTCAAAGGCCTGAATTGTTCTGTAAAGGACAGCTAACAAAG CCTTGCAAGGGAATATTGCTTTTTGGGCCCCCTGGTACCGGTAAAACAATGCTTGCAAAAGCTGTTGCTACGGAGGCTGGTGCGAACTTTATTAACATATCTATGTCAAGTATTACTTCAAAG TGGTTTGGTGAAGGAGAGAAGTATGTCAAAGCAGTCTTCTCATTAGCTAGTAAAATAGCTCCAAGTGTTGTTTTTGTTGATGAG GTGGATAGCATGCTAGGAAGACGAGAAAATCCTGGCGAGCATGAAGCCATGCGGAAAATGAAGAATGAATTCATGGTGAATTGGGATGGCTTGCGTACAAAGGACAAGGAGCGAGTGCTTGTACTTGCTGCAACCAATAGACCATTCGACCTTGATGAAGCAGTTATTAGGAGGCTTCCACGAAG GCTGATGGTAAACCTGCCAGATGCTCCGAACAGGGAGAAAATTTTGAGAGTGATATTGGCCAAGGAAGAGTTAGCACCAAATGTTGATCTCAAAGCTATTGCTAATATGACTGAGGGTTATTCTGGGAGTGATTTAAAG AATTTGTGTGTCACAGCTGCTCATTGCCCAATTAGAGAAATTTTGGAGAAAGAGAAAAAG